A region of Dermochelys coriacea isolate rDerCor1 chromosome 1, rDerCor1.pri.v4, whole genome shotgun sequence DNA encodes the following proteins:
- the CBY2 gene encoding protein chibby homolog 2 — MNHQMQRAEPDKDYIPPRVKLSDETFVFVDGKWVSETYNQPPFASQQKHYNKKMQNDWTLWEENKALWEEIKALRIENKALREENKTLQCLRTQNKAIQVIYDETLQQILQKENKPFPIFRERNIGFQISQENKALQVVRENNMALQVLQEETQAVPVFQKETKATPIEEESKDDVPVFQEDSKANPIQTEIKAGSALQKKSNSVQDIWEESKAVPVEEENKAAPGIQEENVALQAVQKLNQTLQALLKENQTLLEEKKAIQVLQEENKVFWEENNKLKLQLTVVKGTVLEIMARMEILQKELNALSPVQYNEMRKPDRCW; from the coding sequence ATGAATCACCAGATGCAACGGGCAGAACCAGATAAGGATTACATTCCCCCACGGGTCAAGCTAAGTGATGAGACATTTGTCTTTGTAGATGGCAAATGGGTGAGTGAGACCTATAATCAGCCACCTTTTGCTTCCCAACAGAAACATTACAACAAGAAGATGCAGAATGACTGGACTCTCTGGGAGGAGAACAAAGCACTCTGGGAAGAGATCAAGGCCCTCCGGATTGAAAACAAGGCCCTCCGGGAGGAGAACAAAACTCTCCAGTGCCTCCGGACACAGAATAAAGCTATCCAGGTTATTTATGATGAGACCCTCCAGCAGATTCTCCAGAAGGAGAACAAGCCCTTCCCAATCTTCCGAGAAAGGAATATAGGCTTCCAGATCAGCCAAGAGAACAAGGCCCTTCAGGTTGTTCGGGAAAATAATATGGCTTTACAGGTACTCCAGGAGGAGACTCAGGCTGTCCCAGTCTTccagaaggagaccaaagccaCACCAATCGAGGAGGAGAGCAAGGATGATGTCCCTGTCTTCCAGGAGGACAGCAAAGCCAACCCAATCCAAACTGAGATCAAggctggctcagccctccagAAAAAGAGTAATTCTGTCCAGGACATCTGGGAGGAAAGCAAAGCTGTCCCAGTTGAGGAGGAGAACAAGGCTGCCCCAGGTATCCAGGAGGAAAATGTGGCTCTCCAGGCTGTCCAGAAACTAAACCAAACTCTCCAGGCCCTGCTAAAAGAAAACCAGACCCTTCTGGAAGAGAAAAAGGCAATCCAGGTTCTTCAGGAAGAGAACAAAGTCTTCTGGGAAGAGAACAATAAGTTGAAGCTGCAGCTAACTGTAGTGAAAGGCACAGTGTTGGAGATTATGGCCCGGATGGAAATATTGCAAAAGGAGCTCAATGCCCTTTCTCCTGTGCAGTATAATGAGATGAGGAAGCCAGACAGGTGCTGGTAA